One Bremerella sp. JC817 genomic window carries:
- a CDS encoding Gfo/Idh/MocA family oxidoreductase gives MAKKDSKQQSDATQPSRRDFIKTGSSMLVAGGAIAGSLTIAQSAHAFGSDQIKIGLVGCGGRGTGAADQAMNTKGDTKLVAMGDVFEDRLSQSLRSLSSRHAKQVDVPADRQFVGFDAYKKVIESDCDLVILATSPGFRPLHFETAVDAGKHIFMEKPVATDSPGIRRVLEANKKAKEKNLAVAVGLQRHHEKAYVETINRLKDGAIGDIIFCRAYWNSGGVWTRNRSASQSELEYQMRNWYYFNWLCGDHIVEQHIHNLDVINWLMDGPPETAEGQGGRQVRKGADHGEIYDHHMIEYTYANGVKMLSACRHIPGCWNSVSEHAHGSKGYADISGGKIYDAKGNLAWSYGQGGRGGHQEEHHDLFASLRNGERPNEGDYGAHSTMTAIFGRMATYSGGHSGKGGKVLRYEDALNSEIALADFDKLNSMDDEAPVKPNPEAVKKQLEQSPYVVPMPGETITI, from the coding sequence ATGGCTAAGAAAGATTCCAAGCAGCAATCTGACGCGACGCAGCCATCGCGCCGCGATTTCATTAAGACCGGTTCGTCGATGCTGGTAGCTGGCGGTGCAATTGCCGGTTCGCTGACGATCGCTCAAAGTGCCCACGCTTTTGGCAGCGATCAAATTAAGATCGGTCTGGTTGGTTGCGGTGGTCGTGGTACGGGTGCCGCCGATCAAGCGATGAACACCAAGGGCGACACCAAGCTGGTTGCCATGGGCGACGTGTTTGAAGATCGCCTGTCGCAGAGCCTCCGTTCGCTCTCGAGCCGTCACGCCAAGCAGGTTGACGTGCCAGCCGATCGCCAGTTTGTTGGTTTCGACGCCTACAAGAAGGTGATCGAATCGGATTGCGATCTGGTGATCCTGGCCACCTCGCCTGGTTTCCGTCCACTGCACTTCGAAACCGCCGTCGACGCTGGCAAGCACATCTTCATGGAAAAGCCAGTCGCGACCGATTCCCCTGGTATCCGCCGCGTGCTGGAAGCCAACAAGAAGGCCAAGGAGAAGAACCTGGCAGTGGCTGTCGGTCTGCAGCGTCACCACGAAAAGGCCTACGTCGAGACGATCAACCGTCTGAAGGATGGTGCGATCGGCGACATCATCTTCTGCCGAGCCTACTGGAACTCGGGCGGCGTTTGGACTCGTAACCGTTCTGCTTCGCAGTCGGAACTCGAATATCAAATGCGTAATTGGTACTACTTCAACTGGCTCTGTGGCGATCATATCGTCGAGCAGCACATCCACAACCTGGACGTGATCAACTGGCTGATGGATGGTCCACCAGAAACCGCCGAAGGGCAGGGTGGTCGTCAGGTTCGTAAGGGTGCCGATCATGGTGAAATCTACGATCACCATATGATCGAATACACCTATGCCAACGGCGTGAAGATGCTCAGCGCTTGCCGTCATATCCCCGGCTGCTGGAACAGCGTCTCGGAACATGCTCACGGCTCGAAGGGTTACGCCGACATCAGTGGCGGCAAGATCTACGACGCCAAAGGCAATCTGGCTTGGAGCTACGGCCAGGGTGGTCGCGGCGGTCACCAGGAAGAACATCACGACCTGTTCGCATCGCTGCGTAACGGCGAACGTCCGAACGAAGGCGATTACGGTGCCCACAGCACCATGACCGCAATCTTCGGTCGTATGGCTACCTACTCGGGTGGTCACAGCGGCAAGGGTGGCAAGGTTCTTCGCTACGAAGACGCATTGAACTCCGAAATCGCTTTGGCCGACTTCGACAAGCTGAACAGCATGGACGATGAAGCCCCAGTGAAGCCAAATCCAGAAGCGGTTAAGAAGCAGCTGGAACAATCGCCTTACGTCGTTCCGATGCCAGGCGAAACCATTACCATCTAA
- a CDS encoding FAD:protein FMN transferase, with product MPSPFSNCRVIWGAILAYLSMAGTTLIAAESSLLTVSQPHMGTIVRIVADYDDVEKFQKATDEAFQRIREIEQICSDYRSDSEVLQLSAKSPTTTPQRVSDDLWNVLVEAQSVNQQSHGAFDVTLGPLTKEWRRFRRRSEFDAERIEAARPAVGAKHLTLDKKQQSVSLGVANMRIDLGGIAKGYAIDAALNTLTRHGITRALIDAGGDIAASDAPRGELGWKVGISGLNPKDPPILVTHLANGAVATSGDAYQFLEHNGKRYSHILDPRTGYGVEHRATVTVFATNATLADAWASALTVLGPDQAGEALQKQPAVATWMEVLVDEKPVSWTSPNLGAWLKAHMAEAE from the coding sequence ATGCCGTCACCATTCTCAAATTGCCGTGTCATCTGGGGGGCCATTTTGGCCTATCTCAGCATGGCAGGAACCACCTTGATCGCTGCCGAGTCTTCCCTTCTTACAGTCTCCCAACCGCACATGGGAACAATCGTCCGCATAGTGGCCGACTACGACGATGTCGAGAAGTTCCAAAAAGCCACCGATGAGGCTTTCCAACGGATACGCGAGATCGAGCAGATTTGTAGTGATTATCGGAGTGACTCCGAGGTCCTTCAATTGTCAGCAAAATCTCCGACAACCACTCCGCAGCGGGTGAGTGATGATCTGTGGAACGTCCTCGTCGAAGCTCAATCGGTCAACCAACAATCGCACGGCGCGTTCGATGTCACGCTGGGTCCACTCACCAAAGAGTGGCGTCGGTTTCGACGTCGCAGTGAATTCGATGCCGAGCGGATCGAAGCGGCCCGGCCGGCGGTTGGGGCGAAGCATCTGACGCTGGACAAAAAGCAGCAGAGCGTTTCGCTCGGTGTAGCCAACATGCGGATCGACCTGGGCGGCATCGCCAAGGGTTATGCGATCGACGCCGCCTTGAATACGCTGACCAGACATGGCATTACGCGAGCATTGATCGATGCTGGCGGTGATATCGCTGCGAGCGATGCTCCGCGTGGCGAACTTGGCTGGAAGGTCGGCATCTCAGGCCTCAATCCGAAAGATCCTCCGATTCTTGTTACCCATCTGGCAAACGGCGCCGTGGCAACCTCAGGCGATGCCTATCAGTTTCTGGAACATAACGGCAAGCGTTATTCCCACATTCTCGATCCTCGTACCGGGTATGGGGTCGAGCATCGTGCGACGGTAACGGTCTTCGCGACCAACGCCACGCTGGCCGATGCTTGGGCGTCAGCCCTGACCGTGCTGGGGCCAGATCAGGCCGGCGAAGCTTTACAGAAGCAGCCCGCAGTCGCGACCTGGATGGAGGTGCTGGTCGACGAGAAACCGGTTTCGTGGACCAGCCCAAACTTAGGTGCCTGGCTGAAAGCCCACATGGCTGAAGCCGAGTAG
- a CDS encoding opioid growth factor receptor-related protein: MSDHDLEMHHDIIQWMFPLHETSMVNPGAPLVDEDSAHVLRENIEAQLLMREMIVRFARFMGFELNEDGQFVAEPLLAANRKNWHTQLNHNHLRVTRVIRSLRLFGFDQLARAFFQAVAASALDARCIDNRTLAFWNMALEDEVFDSLRK, encoded by the coding sequence ATGAGCGATCATGATCTCGAAATGCATCACGATATTATTCAGTGGATGTTTCCGCTTCACGAAACATCGATGGTGAATCCCGGTGCGCCGCTGGTCGACGAAGACTCCGCGCATGTGCTTCGCGAGAACATCGAAGCGCAGCTCTTGATGCGCGAGATGATTGTTCGTTTTGCTCGCTTCATGGGGTTCGAGCTGAACGAAGATGGCCAGTTTGTCGCCGAGCCTTTGTTGGCGGCGAATCGCAAGAACTGGCACACGCAGCTAAACCACAATCATTTGCGTGTCACACGTGTGATCCGTAGTTTGCGTTTGTTTGGGTTCGATCAATTGGCGCGTGCCTTCTTTCAGGCAGTCGCGGCATCGGCCCTGGATGCCCGCTGCATCGACAATCGCACGCTTGCCTTCTGGAACATGGCCTTGGAAGATGAAGTGTTCGATTCGCTGCGAAAGTAG
- a CDS encoding cryptochrome/photolyase family protein: protein MERASRLRHLRIIFGDQLDRNSAIFDGYDPQQDKLWMSEVEEEISYVPSHKQRIVLFLSAMRHFRAELEEAGKPVRYHPLQADRRHDSGKSFRDLISQTIKEDRPETIRVVLPGDFRVKKVLEEIAAEHDIPLEILPDLHFYCTVNEFHKFAKGRKTLLMETFYRQMRKKHDLLMSDGKPVGGSWNYDHDNREPFPKNGPGKIGHPTSFQHDEITQEVIALVEARYPKHPGSLDSFALPVTPGQASRMLSDFVRWHLPDFGRFEDAMWTDEPFLHHSRLSTCMNLKLLNPRDCVAAAIEAYQDGSAPLASVEGFVRQIVGWREFIRGVYWTRMPDYAELNYFEHDQPIPSFFWSGQTEMQCVRQSMKHVLEHGYVHHIHRLMVLGNLAMTYGMHPYEFHQWHMAMYLDAVDWVSLTNTLGMSQHGDGGVVGTKPYCSTGNYIDKMSNFCHGCKYHPKKAVGDEACPITTFYWDFLDRHYDRLQNNQRMKLQLKHVERKRDNGEIEAIRQHADHLRKAWQP from the coding sequence ATGGAAAGGGCCTCTCGCTTGCGGCATTTACGGATCATCTTTGGCGATCAACTCGATCGAAACTCGGCCATCTTCGACGGATACGATCCCCAGCAGGATAAGCTTTGGATGTCCGAAGTCGAGGAAGAGATCTCGTACGTTCCCAGTCATAAGCAGCGAATCGTCCTCTTCCTTTCTGCCATGCGACACTTCCGGGCGGAGTTGGAAGAAGCGGGTAAACCGGTTCGATACCATCCGCTTCAGGCCGACCGACGGCACGATTCCGGCAAATCGTTTCGCGATCTTATCTCGCAAACGATTAAGGAAGATCGCCCCGAAACCATCCGGGTGGTCCTGCCTGGCGACTTTCGCGTGAAGAAGGTATTGGAAGAGATCGCTGCGGAACATGACATCCCACTCGAGATCTTGCCAGACCTGCACTTCTATTGCACGGTCAACGAGTTCCACAAGTTCGCCAAAGGTCGCAAGACGCTGCTGATGGAAACGTTCTATCGGCAGATGCGGAAGAAGCACGATCTCTTGATGAGCGACGGCAAGCCTGTGGGTGGAAGCTGGAACTATGATCACGACAATCGCGAACCATTCCCGAAAAATGGCCCAGGCAAGATCGGTCACCCCACCTCATTTCAGCACGACGAGATCACGCAAGAGGTAATTGCGTTGGTCGAGGCTCGTTACCCGAAGCATCCCGGCAGCCTCGATTCCTTCGCCTTGCCGGTGACGCCTGGTCAGGCGAGTCGCATGCTCTCAGACTTCGTTCGCTGGCACCTGCCTGACTTCGGTCGCTTTGAAGACGCGATGTGGACCGACGAACCGTTCCTACATCACTCGCGGCTGTCGACCTGTATGAACCTGAAGCTGCTCAATCCGCGCGACTGTGTGGCCGCGGCGATCGAAGCATACCAAGACGGTTCGGCGCCGTTGGCCAGTGTCGAGGGCTTTGTGCGGCAGATCGTTGGCTGGCGCGAGTTTATTCGCGGGGTCTATTGGACGCGGATGCCAGATTACGCCGAGCTGAACTACTTTGAGCACGACCAACCGATCCCGTCGTTCTTCTGGTCAGGCCAGACCGAGATGCAGTGCGTGCGGCAGTCGATGAAGCACGTGCTGGAACATGGCTACGTGCATCACATTCATCGCTTGATGGTGCTGGGCAACCTGGCGATGACGTACGGCATGCATCCGTACGAGTTCCACCAGTGGCACATGGCGATGTATTTAGACGCAGTCGACTGGGTTTCGCTTACCAACACGCTGGGCATGAGCCAGCATGGCGACGGTGGTGTGGTCGGCACGAAGCCGTACTGCTCGACCGGAAACTATATCGACAAAATGAGTAACTTTTGCCATGGCTGTAAATACCATCCGAAGAAAGCGGTGGGGGACGAAGCGTGCCCGATCACGACGTTTTACTGGGACTTCCTCGATCGTCATTACGACCGACTGCAAAACAATCAACGCATGAAACTGCAGTTGAAACATGTCGAACGAAAACGAGACAACGGCGAGATCGAAGCGATTCGCCAGCATGCCGATCATCTTCGCAAGGCCTGGCAACCGTAA
- a CDS encoding helix-turn-helix domain-containing protein, whose amino-acid sequence MPNKYKSEWERRLEDLFSQAPTLEIFEELFARLDEVNLCIKDLEGRYLSVNSAFLRSVPRLKREDVIGKTAFDIYPKALAIGFQQQDQQLLSRGQNLHDQLEMITNPDSSLGWYITSKVLARNIQGEVIAIIGMSRDLHTPTAKGDRYNKLAVALKRMQTEYASPLRIQQLADDSGLSVSQFERLMRSMIQITPSQYLIRQRVEAAAVQLRDSDKTVAEVALDCGFSDQPSFCKQFKRITGLSPLKYRKMTREES is encoded by the coding sequence ATGCCGAATAAATACAAATCTGAGTGGGAACGACGCCTCGAAGATCTTTTCTCCCAGGCCCCCACCCTCGAGATCTTCGAGGAACTTTTTGCACGCCTGGACGAGGTCAACTTGTGCATTAAAGATCTCGAAGGGCGCTACCTGAGCGTGAACAGTGCGTTTCTGCGCAGTGTTCCGCGATTGAAGCGTGAAGACGTGATCGGCAAGACCGCATTCGACATCTATCCCAAGGCCCTCGCGATCGGCTTTCAGCAGCAAGATCAGCAGTTGCTTTCGCGTGGCCAGAATCTGCACGATCAGTTGGAAATGATCACCAATCCCGACAGTTCCCTTGGTTGGTACATTACCAGTAAGGTTCTGGCTCGCAACATTCAGGGGGAAGTGATCGCGATCATCGGCATGTCGCGCGACTTGCATACACCAACGGCAAAAGGAGATCGCTACAACAAGTTGGCGGTCGCTTTGAAACGGATGCAGACCGAATACGCGAGCCCGCTGCGGATCCAGCAACTGGCTGACGATTCAGGGCTGTCGGTCAGCCAGTTCGAGCGGCTGATGCGCAGCATGATTCAGATCACACCTTCGCAATACTTGATCCGCCAGCGGGTCGAAGCGGCGGCAGTGCAACTGCGCGATTCCGACAAAACAGTCGCCGAGGTCGCGCTCGATTGTGGCTTCAGCGATCAGCCTTCATTCTGCAAACAATTTAAACGGATCACTGGCCTCTCGCCTTTGAAGTATCGTAAGATGACCCGCGAAGAGAGCTAA
- a CDS encoding DUF2185 domain-containing protein: MSSGFPYLIGRIGLTDHWSIHLSHVHKQRMEDGAMVLWRPRFTIWINAWNNDQHQSIEARKLHFAKSADPNKYDEREQQTDDGRLIYSYRLREEASDERVAALYGFVFSDSGHVQLSLYFNEESDAEIAYATLNSVNHEPPALADCQIYSQFCYASNMVTIDRIPVDYMVREATERPRDSGWQFFSGRESQEYVDGTNNIQLVPVAFVAAISPEIIPHLSAEPGTQWERRDDSFVPA, translated from the coding sequence ATGTCTTCTGGCTTTCCCTACCTGATCGGTCGCATCGGCCTGACCGACCACTGGTCGATTCATTTATCGCACGTCCACAAGCAGCGGATGGAAGATGGGGCGATGGTCTTATGGCGTCCCCGCTTCACCATTTGGATCAATGCGTGGAACAACGATCAGCATCAGTCGATCGAAGCGCGAAAGCTTCACTTTGCGAAATCTGCCGATCCGAATAAATACGACGAACGCGAGCAGCAGACCGACGATGGGCGATTGATCTATTCCTATCGGCTGCGTGAAGAAGCGAGCGATGAACGCGTCGCAGCCCTGTACGGGTTTGTCTTCTCGGACTCAGGTCATGTGCAACTCTCGCTCTATTTCAACGAAGAGTCGGACGCCGAGATCGCCTACGCGACATTGAACAGCGTCAACCACGAACCTCCGGCGCTGGCAGACTGTCAGATCTATTCGCAGTTTTGCTATGCGTCGAACATGGTAACGATCGATCGAATCCCGGTCGATTACATGGTTCGCGAAGCAACGGAGCGGCCAAGAGATAGTGGCTGGCAGTTCTTCTCCGGCCGTGAAAGCCAGGAATACGTCGACGGGACGAACAACATCCAACTGGTTCCCGTCGCATTTGTCGCAGCCATTTCGCCGGAGATCATTCCGCACCTTAGTGCGGAACCAGGCACCCAATGGGAACGCCGAGACGACAGCTTCGTCCCGGCGTAG
- a CDS encoding carboxypeptidase-like regulatory domain-containing protein codes for MQVAQAMVVCGIGFATLLGCSRGSGPATYPVTGVVTMDGEVVEGATVTLVPSSETGRSASGITDAEGKFSVMTYVSPGVQPKGAMPGDYSVTIRKLEVRKVEEGGTPQEAQAAFRKLGPPKDLLPKKYASPNTSDLKVTVNEGPTEAMSLELTR; via the coding sequence ATGCAAGTGGCACAAGCGATGGTGGTGTGCGGAATTGGGTTCGCCACGCTGCTGGGATGTTCCAGAGGATCTGGTCCGGCGACCTATCCAGTGACCGGGGTAGTCACAATGGATGGCGAGGTTGTCGAGGGAGCAACCGTAACACTGGTTCCCAGCAGCGAGACGGGCCGATCGGCGAGCGGCATTACCGATGCCGAAGGAAAGTTCTCGGTGATGACCTACGTCTCGCCGGGCGTTCAGCCAAAAGGAGCGATGCCTGGGGACTACTCGGTGACCATTCGCAAGCTGGAAGTACGCAAGGTAGAAGAAGGAGGCACGCCGCAAGAAGCCCAGGCCGCCTTCCGCAAACTCGGTCCGCCGAAAGATCTGCTCCCTAAGAAGTACGCCAGCCCGAACACTTCCGACCTGAAGGTCACGGTCAACGAGGGACCGACCGAGGCAATGTCGCTCGAGCTGACTCGTTAG
- a CDS encoding DUF1559 domain-containing protein, whose product MRATRMRKDRAFTLVELLVVIAIIGVLIALLLPAVQQAREAARRMSCQNNLKQLGIGLHNYHDVLQRFPINWYNGSGTGGNNMCVLIGMLPFIEQTSLYDGIDMTNSNLTLYNVNGKRVGDYQISAYQCPSDGDVTALNPTTNTARCSYAPSIGSQYMQSAAGCDMLATAGAFPSGQGLDNDNDGEDPFNRGNVRADYGNQPVSGPFGRGYFTPYSARIADLRDGTTNTIMMGEIRTTCQTFAPWGWAWPETLWYATTAPINFPTCPGDAGYGSNTCFSNASNNWSATFGFKSLHPGGCQFVMGDGSVQFLPETIDRLTYARLGDKSDGGVIGDY is encoded by the coding sequence ATGCGTGCCACACGAATGCGCAAAGATCGCGCTTTTACGCTTGTCGAATTGTTGGTCGTGATTGCCATTATCGGTGTCTTGATCGCGCTGCTTTTGCCAGCCGTCCAGCAAGCACGCGAGGCGGCTCGGCGAATGAGTTGCCAGAACAATCTGAAGCAGTTGGGGATTGGTCTGCACAACTATCACGACGTCCTGCAGCGGTTCCCGATCAATTGGTACAACGGTTCTGGCACCGGTGGAAACAACATGTGCGTGTTGATTGGCATGTTGCCCTTCATCGAACAGACGTCGCTCTACGACGGCATCGACATGACGAACTCGAACCTGACGTTGTACAACGTCAATGGAAAGCGAGTGGGCGATTATCAGATCTCGGCCTATCAGTGCCCCAGCGACGGTGATGTGACCGCCCTCAATCCTACGACGAACACGGCTCGCTGTAGTTATGCCCCGAGCATTGGTTCGCAGTACATGCAGTCGGCGGCCGGATGCGACATGTTGGCAACGGCCGGGGCGTTTCCTTCTGGCCAGGGGCTCGACAACGACAACGATGGCGAGGATCCGTTCAACCGCGGAAACGTGCGGGCGGACTACGGGAATCAGCCTGTCTCAGGTCCGTTTGGTCGTGGCTATTTCACGCCGTACTCGGCAAGAATCGCGGATCTACGGGACGGCACGACCAACACGATCATGATGGGTGAAATTCGCACGACCTGTCAGACCTTCGCGCCTTGGGGCTGGGCCTGGCCAGAAACGCTGTGGTATGCAACGACCGCTCCGATCAACTTCCCGACATGCCCTGGCGACGCCGGTTACGGATCGAATACCTGCTTCTCGAACGCCAGCAACAACTGGAGTGCGACGTTCGGTTTCAAGTCGCTGCATCCTGGTGGTTGTCAGTTTGTGATGGGGGATGGTTCGGTTCAGTTTCTACCAGAAACGATCGATCGGCTGACCTATGCCCGGCTAGGTGACAAGTCGGACGGCGGCGTCATCGGCGACTATTGA
- a CDS encoding M20/M25/M40 family metallo-hydrolase: MLRVWTVVACVGFAFVGSAAAGELSLSAAIDTIQTEDIKRHVDVLADDSFEGREAGSRGGRAAGNYLQELFAKYGLKPAGDGGTYFQLFHGGSRNILGILPGEEGADKGDLIVVGAHYDHVGYGNRANSFGPFGYVHNGADDNASGTSALLEVVQALSEMKVKPRRSILFVLWDGEEKGLLGSKYWVEHPTVAWNRVRMYINLDMVGRLRPQGVEVYGTRTLPGLRQVIARANAKSDLKLDFRWEMTDNSDHYTFFSRSIPTLMFHTGLHDEYHRPQDDAHLINHAGIESVARLTAQTAWDAANRDFYPAFRTRCRLESESERQRFEVPRSVNRSRLGIRWNPDRSEDATSLEISAVTTGSPADKAGIKAGDKLIQFAGLPFSTVDRFLAQVQAAPVEVEIEVERDGEEAPLKLPVQLNLNPAPIGIAWTDDPAEPGSVMLTSVTPGSVAAMAGLRPLDRVYEVNGQTFETSMQFKDLITSFADPSVLLIDRQGHLKQIELPLEAIRPLLATSSEATEEAPAE, from the coding sequence ATGTTACGTGTCTGGACAGTTGTCGCTTGCGTTGGGTTCGCCTTCGTCGGAAGTGCTGCTGCTGGCGAGCTTTCGCTATCGGCTGCCATCGATACGATCCAGACGGAAGACATCAAACGGCACGTCGACGTCCTGGCCGACGATAGCTTTGAAGGTCGCGAGGCAGGCAGCCGAGGTGGTCGCGCCGCTGGCAATTACCTGCAAGAGCTGTTCGCCAAGTACGGCCTGAAGCCGGCTGGTGACGGTGGAACCTATTTCCAACTGTTCCATGGCGGCTCGCGCAATATCCTGGGAATCTTGCCTGGGGAAGAAGGGGCCGATAAAGGGGACCTGATCGTGGTCGGGGCTCATTACGACCACGTTGGCTACGGAAATCGGGCCAACAGCTTTGGCCCGTTTGGTTACGTTCATAATGGGGCCGATGACAATGCCAGCGGAACTTCCGCATTGCTGGAAGTCGTTCAGGCACTCTCGGAAATGAAAGTGAAGCCGCGTCGCTCGATCTTGTTCGTTCTGTGGGACGGCGAAGAGAAGGGCCTGCTCGGATCGAAGTATTGGGTCGAGCATCCCACGGTGGCCTGGAATCGAGTTCGCATGTATATCAATCTCGACATGGTGGGGCGTTTGCGTCCCCAGGGAGTCGAAGTTTATGGCACCCGCACTTTGCCAGGGCTGCGTCAGGTAATTGCTCGGGCCAACGCGAAGAGCGATTTGAAGCTCGACTTCCGCTGGGAGATGACCGACAACAGCGATCACTATACGTTCTTCTCGCGGTCGATCCCGACGCTTATGTTTCATACCGGTTTGCACGACGAATACCATCGTCCGCAGGACGATGCTCACCTGATCAATCATGCCGGCATTGAATCGGTCGCGCGGCTAACGGCTCAAACGGCTTGGGATGCGGCGAATCGTGACTTCTATCCGGCATTCCGAACCCGTTGTCGGTTGGAATCGGAATCGGAACGTCAACGATTCGAAGTTCCACGGTCGGTCAATCGTTCACGACTGGGGATCCGCTGGAATCCAGACCGGTCAGAGGATGCGACTTCGCTCGAAATCTCAGCCGTCACCACCGGCAGTCCGGCCGACAAGGCTGGCATCAAGGCTGGCGACAAACTGATTCAATTCGCAGGGCTTCCATTCTCGACGGTCGATCGCTTTCTGGCTCAAGTGCAAGCGGCGCCTGTGGAAGTCGAAATTGAAGTCGAACGGGACGGGGAAGAGGCTCCGTTGAAGCTGCCAGTTCAATTAAACTTGAACCCAGCGCCGATCGGCATTGCGTGGACCGACGATCCGGCAGAGCCTGGTTCGGTGATGCTGACCAGCGTGACGCCTGGTTCGGTTGCGGCGATGGCTGGGCTTCGTCCGCTCGATCGCGTCTACGAGGTCAACGGCCAAACGTTCGAGACCAGCATGCAATTCAAAGACCTGATCACTTCGTTCGCAGACCCTTCCGTTCTGCTGATCGATCGCCAGGGTCACTTGAAGCAAATCGAACTGCCGCTGGAAGCAATCCGCCCGCTGCTGGCTACGTCCAGCGAAGCGACGGAAGAAGCTCCCGCTGAGTAG
- a CDS encoding efflux RND transporter periplasmic adaptor subunit, translating to MSQTNLDIPRSNPSTSSPPSSRAGLQRVFSWILGSIGPIAVLLSFAAIFAFGHYTDWTMPKFAALTGQPAPVAADWCEEHSVPESICVECNDSLMEKTPDFGWCSVHGVHNCVIEHPELAQLAEQPTISPGDKARAELAMTMPVSRENNSGCTTYLRRIQFASVDAVAQAGVDVELVERRRIEQTVSGSAEILYDPTRTASFASRTAGSVWRVEKNVGDPVEAGDVLALVEAEQVGALKSNLIRALAEQSLQRQNVERLHIAKDAVAGVRLLEADAAQAKAEADVLSIVQSLENLGLSVDLQSIAQLSEREAFEQLRFLGIPSALRSQVQTATVTANLLPIRSSIAGAVVERNVTQGEVVDTHRPLFQVTDTRQMWLMLDIPQEDLEHVQPGQKIRFRGDGSSREITGQVDWISTAADAQTRLVKVRAVLPNPDGRLRDKTYGTGTIVLREDPNAIAIPSEAVHWEGCCRTVFVRDKHYFDSPESPKVFHVRSVRLGATDKGYTEVVAGLLPGEVVATTGSDVLRAQLLKNGLGAGCCVDE from the coding sequence ATGAGTCAAACAAATCTCGATATCCCCCGTTCCAATCCTTCCACGTCAAGTCCGCCGTCGTCACGTGCTGGCTTGCAGCGAGTCTTTTCGTGGATCCTCGGAAGTATTGGGCCTATCGCCGTCCTGCTTAGCTTCGCGGCGATCTTTGCATTCGGTCACTACACCGATTGGACAATGCCAAAGTTCGCCGCATTGACGGGGCAACCAGCGCCGGTCGCTGCCGATTGGTGCGAAGAACATTCTGTGCCAGAGTCGATTTGTGTCGAGTGCAACGACTCTTTAATGGAAAAGACGCCCGACTTCGGCTGGTGCTCGGTTCATGGCGTCCATAACTGCGTGATCGAGCATCCCGAACTCGCCCAGCTCGCCGAACAGCCAACCATCTCTCCGGGAGACAAAGCCCGCGCAGAACTGGCCATGACGATGCCTGTCTCGCGTGAGAACAACAGCGGCTGCACGACCTACCTTAGACGAATCCAATTCGCATCGGTCGATGCGGTCGCCCAGGCCGGCGTTGATGTCGAACTAGTGGAACGCCGTCGCATCGAACAAACCGTCTCCGGTAGCGCCGAGATTCTTTACGATCCGACGCGAACGGCCAGCTTTGCATCACGAACCGCCGGCAGCGTTTGGCGTGTCGAGAAGAATGTGGGTGATCCGGTTGAAGCTGGCGACGTGTTAGCCCTGGTCGAAGCGGAGCAAGTCGGCGCGTTGAAGTCGAATTTGATCCGGGCACTCGCTGAACAATCGTTGCAGCGACAAAACGTGGAACGACTGCACATTGCCAAAGATGCCGTCGCTGGCGTTCGTCTGCTGGAAGCCGATGCCGCCCAGGCCAAAGCCGAGGCCGATGTGTTGAGCATCGTGCAGTCGCTAGAGAATCTGGGGCTATCGGTCGATTTGCAATCCATCGCCCAGTTATCAGAACGAGAGGCCTTCGAGCAACTTCGCTTCTTAGGGATTCCCTCGGCCCTTCGGTCGCAGGTGCAAACCGCCACGGTAACTGCCAACCTGTTGCCGATTCGTTCATCGATCGCAGGGGCCGTCGTCGAACGCAATGTCACTCAAGGGGAGGTGGTCGACACCCATCGTCCGCTGTTTCAAGTGACTGATACCCGGCAGATGTGGCTGATGCTTGATATTCCGCAGGAGGATCTCGAGCATGTTCAGCCAGGACAAAAGATTCGCTTTCGTGGCGACGGAAGCAGTCGCGAAATAACAGGCCAGGTCGACTGGATCAGCACCGCAGCCGACGCCCAGACGCGTCTGGTTAAAGTCCGAGCCGTGTTGCCGAACCCAGATGGCCGGCTCCGTGACAAGACCTACGGAACCGGAACGATTGTTCTACGAGAAGATCCTAACGCGATTGCGATTCCATCCGAGGCTGTCCACTGGGAAGGTTGTTGCCGTACGGTTTTCGTGCGTGACAAGCATTACTTCGACAGTCCCGAAAGTCCCAAGGTATTCCACGTTCGCTCGGTTCGTCTCGGGGCGACCGACAAGGGCTATACCGAAGTTGTCGCAGGCCTGCTTCCTGGCGAGGTGGTTGCCACCACCGGAAGCGATGTGCTACGGGCCCAGCTTTTAAAGAATGGCCTGGGTGCCGGCTGCTGCGTGGACGAATAG